One window from the genome of Lutra lutra chromosome X, mLutLut1.2, whole genome shotgun sequence encodes:
- the LOC125091768 gene encoding glycine cleavage system H protein, mitochondrial-like, with amino-acid sequence MALRAMRSVLVTACSLRVTSTPTAPCLLRLWGLRAGTIRTLRTGSALLSVRKFTDKHEWVTTENGIGTVGISNFAQEALGDVVYCSLPEVGTKLNKQDEFGALESVKAASELYSPLSGEVTEINEALAENPGLVNKSCYEDGWLIKIALSNPSELDELMSEEAYGKYIKSIEE; translated from the coding sequence ATGGCACTGCGAGCCATGCGGAGCGTGCTGGTTACGGCCTGCAGCTTGCGCGTCACGTCCACGCCCACCGCACCCTGCCTGCTGCGGCTCTGGGGACTGAGGGCGGGTACCATCCGGACACTGCGCACAGGCTCGGCTCTGCTCTCCGTGCGTAAATTCACAGACAAGCATGAATGGGTAACAACAGAAAATGGTATTGGAACAGTGGGAATCAGCAATTTTGCACAGGAAGCTTTGGGAGATGTTGTTTACTGTAGTCTGCCTGAGGTCGGGACAAAACTGAACAAACAAGATGAGTTTGGTGCTTTGGAAAGTGTGAAAGCTGCTAGTGAACTCTATTCTCCTCTGTCAGGAGAAGTAACTGAAATTAATGAAGCTCTTGCAGAAAATCCAGGACTTGTCAACAAATCTTGTTATGAAGATGGTTGGCTGATCAAGATAGCACTCAGTAATCCTTCAGAACTGGATGAATTAATGAGTGAAGAAGCATAtgggaaatacataaaatctattgAGGAGTGA